The following proteins come from a genomic window of Natronosalvus vescus:
- a CDS encoding helix-turn-helix transcriptional regulator codes for MTRWLQSGRRRDICFLLAAMDEARGQELKSALESHYDERIEPKAFYGSLSALVKAGFVEKDVQGLHDVYRLSQAGEDRVRGHGSWVRECLEEGAE; via the coding sequence ATGACACGGTGGCTGCAAAGTGGACGACGGCGCGACATCTGTTTTCTACTCGCCGCGATGGACGAGGCACGCGGCCAAGAACTCAAATCGGCCCTCGAGTCCCACTACGACGAGCGAATCGAGCCGAAGGCGTTCTATGGATCGCTCTCGGCGCTCGTGAAGGCCGGGTTCGTCGAGAAGGACGTCCAGGGTCTCCACGACGTCTATCGGCTGAGCCAGGCCGGCGAAGACCGTGTCCGCGGACACGGCTCGTGGGTGCGGGAGTGTCTCGAGGAAGGTGCTGAGTAA
- a CDS encoding ferritin-like domain-containing protein, whose protein sequence is MSLGQRVSSDHQLARLLQIGVVLEEVVESRAAHHLESLPDDEREAIDEEVRELLSEATEESAEHRERLETLIDDLDAETVAYEEINALVDARYGPPEDTDGVLYDQLCNEETAYKFYDDLIEAIEASETDFSVDRERVLETLYAIREEEMEGAQDVTNIMERRA, encoded by the coding sequence ATGAGTCTGGGACAGCGGGTCTCGAGCGACCACCAACTCGCCCGATTGCTGCAGATCGGGGTCGTCCTGGAGGAGGTCGTCGAGTCGCGTGCCGCCCACCACCTCGAGTCGTTGCCTGACGACGAGCGGGAGGCGATCGACGAAGAGGTGCGGGAGTTGCTGTCGGAGGCGACCGAGGAGTCCGCCGAACATCGGGAGCGACTGGAGACGTTGATCGACGACCTCGACGCCGAAACGGTCGCCTACGAGGAGATCAATGCGCTCGTCGACGCACGCTACGGCCCGCCGGAGGATACCGACGGGGTGCTCTACGATCAACTCTGTAACGAGGAGACGGCGTACAAGTTCTACGACGACCTGATCGAGGCGATAGAAGCCTCCGAGACGGACTTCAGCGTCGATCGGGAACGGGTGCTCGAGACGCTGTACGCGATTCGCGAGGAGGAGATGGAGGGTGCTCAGGACGTCACCAACATCATGGAGCGTCGAGCATGA
- a CDS encoding phytoene/squalene synthase family protein, protein MTTGQPSATTDADLEWCYEAVHGVSRTFSITIDRLEEPMARHICLGYLLCRIADTIEDAGHIPPAEQTTLLEAYDDVLDPSSDLDAEAFLDDVEPWIPDERTSDWEVVAQTPRVVRTFESLEAEPREIMREPVRELVDGMAMFTARYADEGGLRLQTLEELEEYCWYAAGTVGTLITGLVARGTSPDRAETLRNNARSFALLLQLVNIAKDVEADYHEENNVYLPAEWLAEEDVAVEAVTDEDHHSGVTNVIKRVTGRAEGYLDDAQQYLEVLPERHGNTLSAWAIPYLLAVGTLRELRERPEDVIREGNVKISRAEVFAVIQHFEEDISRSALEELRSEMSEKPLHQ, encoded by the coding sequence ATGACTACGGGCCAACCCTCCGCAACTACTGACGCCGACCTCGAGTGGTGTTATGAGGCCGTACACGGCGTCTCACGCACCTTCTCGATCACGATCGATCGACTGGAGGAACCGATGGCACGCCATATCTGCCTGGGATATCTCCTCTGCCGGATCGCGGACACCATCGAGGACGCCGGCCACATCCCGCCGGCCGAACAGACGACCTTGCTCGAAGCCTACGACGACGTGCTCGATCCGTCCAGCGACCTCGACGCCGAGGCGTTCCTCGATGACGTCGAGCCGTGGATCCCGGACGAACGCACGAGCGACTGGGAAGTCGTCGCCCAGACGCCACGAGTGGTTCGAACGTTCGAATCGCTCGAGGCGGAACCACGCGAGATCATGCGCGAACCCGTTCGCGAACTCGTCGACGGGATGGCGATGTTCACCGCTCGCTACGCAGACGAGGGCGGACTTCGGCTGCAGACGCTCGAGGAACTCGAGGAGTACTGCTGGTACGCGGCCGGGACAGTTGGAACACTCATTACGGGTCTCGTCGCCCGCGGCACGTCGCCGGATCGGGCGGAGACGTTACGGAACAACGCCCGGTCGTTCGCGTTACTCCTCCAGCTGGTCAATATAGCCAAAGACGTCGAGGCGGACTATCACGAGGAGAACAACGTCTACCTGCCGGCGGAGTGGCTCGCAGAAGAGGACGTCGCCGTCGAAGCGGTGACCGACGAGGATCACCACAGCGGCGTCACGAACGTGATCAAGCGCGTGACCGGCCGCGCGGAGGGATATCTCGACGACGCTCAGCAGTACCTCGAGGTGCTGCCGGAACGCCACGGCAACACGCTGTCGGCGTGGGCGATTCCTTACCTGCTCGCCGTCGGGACGCTTCGAGAGCTTCGAGAGCGACCCGAGGACGTCATCCGCGAGGGGAACGTCAAGATCTCACGGGCGGAGGTGTTCGCCGTCATCCAGCACTTCGAGGAAGATATCTCGCGATCGGCGCTCGAGGAGTTGCGTAGCGAGATGTCGGAGAAGCCGCTTCATCAGTGA
- a CDS encoding methylated-DNA--[protein]-cysteine S-methyltransferase yields the protein MDVSVLDTTIELDESVIADPPADVRSQVREYERGERRSFDLEVAFPAGTTGDVMAAMLEIPYGETRTYGELAAALETAPIAVGQACARNPVPLVVPCHRVVGSDGSLNGYSSGDGVPTKRRLLDLEAQVAGTEPVQTRLVDDR from the coding sequence ATGGACGTTTCGGTTCTGGACACGACGATCGAACTCGACGAGTCGGTGATCGCCGACCCACCCGCCGACGTTCGGTCACAGGTTCGCGAATACGAGCGTGGGGAACGACGATCCTTCGACCTCGAGGTCGCCTTCCCCGCGGGAACAACGGGTGACGTGATGGCCGCGATGCTCGAGATCCCTTACGGCGAGACGCGGACGTACGGTGAACTCGCAGCCGCGCTCGAGACGGCCCCCATCGCCGTTGGGCAAGCGTGTGCCCGCAATCCCGTCCCGCTGGTGGTTCCGTGCCATCGCGTGGTCGGCAGTGACGGCAGCCTCAACGGCTACTCCAGCGGAGACGGCGTCCCGACGAAGCGACGATTGCTGGATCTCGAGGCGCAGGTTGCGGGGACGGAACCAGTGCAGACGCGGTTGGTCGATGACCGTTGA
- a CDS encoding HalOD1 output domain-containing protein, protein MNTTATTTISTVSSDNPDEVIESVVTAVADAAGVSPLQLPPLLNAVDPDALDRIVRTGSHDLTVEFTYHGYRVRVSGDGYVTVRALDDGQ, encoded by the coding sequence ATGAACACCACAGCGACTACCACGATCTCAACTGTCTCTTCGGACAACCCTGACGAGGTCATCGAAAGCGTTGTCACCGCTGTCGCAGACGCAGCAGGTGTCTCTCCACTGCAGTTACCACCGCTGCTGAATGCGGTCGACCCCGATGCGCTGGATCGGATCGTTCGAACTGGCAGCCATGATCTGACTGTCGAGTTTACCTACCACGGGTATCGAGTACGTGTTTCCGGTGACGGGTACGTCACTGTAAGGGCGCTCGATGACGGGCAGTAG
- a CDS encoding acyl-CoA dehydrogenase, translating into MDFSLSPEQAQIRDMVAEFVDEEVVPVASEIDHDDEFPADLVEQMGELGLMGMPFPEEYGGAGLDYHSYAIGIEEISRGSGGLGTVVAAHISLAGNMLYEFGDESQKETYLTPLAEGTDIGAFALSEAGAGSDVPSMTTTAERDGDEYVINGNKLWISNGSVADTVTVFAKTDPDAGNRGISSFVVRPEEDDGFLVEGTEDKLGDKGCPTAELRFDDLRIPADRRLGEEGDGFIHALKTLNGGRITIAARGVGIARAAFDEARSYATEREQFGQPIGDFQAIKHKIADMDTKIQAAKLLMHNAADNKIRGEDYITEAAQAKLYASEVSREVANEGIQIHGGYGYTKDFPAERFYRDAKLNEIYEGTSEILRNTIGDRLLD; encoded by the coding sequence ATGGACTTCAGTCTCTCACCCGAGCAGGCCCAGATTCGCGACATGGTCGCGGAGTTCGTCGACGAGGAGGTCGTCCCCGTCGCGAGCGAGATCGACCACGACGACGAGTTCCCCGCCGACCTCGTCGAACAGATGGGCGAGTTGGGGCTCATGGGCATGCCGTTCCCCGAGGAGTACGGCGGTGCTGGCCTCGATTATCACTCCTATGCCATCGGTATCGAGGAGATTTCCCGGGGTTCGGGTGGCCTGGGAACCGTCGTTGCCGCGCACATCTCGCTCGCGGGGAACATGCTCTACGAGTTCGGTGACGAATCTCAGAAAGAGACCTATCTGACGCCGCTGGCCGAGGGCACCGACATCGGCGCGTTCGCGCTCTCGGAGGCAGGTGCCGGCAGTGACGTTCCCTCGATGACCACGACGGCCGAACGAGACGGGGACGAGTACGTCATCAACGGTAACAAACTCTGGATCTCGAACGGCTCGGTCGCCGACACCGTCACTGTCTTCGCCAAAACCGACCCCGACGCCGGCAACCGCGGCATCTCCTCGTTCGTCGTCCGTCCCGAGGAGGACGACGGCTTCTTGGTCGAAGGCACCGAGGACAAACTGGGCGACAAGGGCTGTCCGACCGCAGAGTTGCGCTTCGACGACCTTCGAATCCCCGCCGACCGTCGCCTCGGCGAGGAGGGCGACGGCTTCATCCACGCGCTGAAGACGCTCAACGGCGGCCGCATCACCATCGCCGCCCGCGGCGTCGGCATCGCTCGAGCGGCCTTCGACGAGGCTCGCTCCTACGCCACCGAGCGCGAACAGTTCGGTCAGCCGATCGGGGACTTCCAGGCGATCAAGCACAAGATCGCCGACATGGACACGAAGATCCAGGCCGCGAAGCTGTTGATGCACAACGCTGCCGACAACAAGATCCGGGGCGAGGACTACATCACCGAGGCCGCCCAGGCGAAACTCTACGCCAGCGAAGTCTCCCGCGAGGTCGCAAACGAGGGCATCCAGATCCACGGCGGCTACGGCTACACGAAGGACTTCCCGGCCGAGCGCTTCTACCGCGACGCCAAACTCAACGAGATCTACGAGGGTACGAGCGAGATTCTGCGGAATACGATCGGCGATCGCCTGCTCGACTGA
- a CDS encoding DUF7282 domain-containing protein, with protein MRGVLIVLLVGVVAGGLIVSAAGLSVDSGSIGDIVTEGNQQESAAAGASGSGATVAAAENDTNIELVEFGDESGQSPSQDDDDTPQSKHEAAEEGAEKGIELAQEQGINVTQEQRLAAKSAASEAVEQHQEATVEQVQHAATGAVHGALLQHQTVTETQFQSAVIGSTSGALSQHQTANVTQLQNAAWGASHGALDQHQEVTVEQIQHAARGAAGGAAHEAGKKGIGHVGTIQEASQGAAHGALEGAKKQKHAPQHHVAQHQEITVEQVQHAAAGAASGVLDGVVEQRQTVTVEQQQHVTIKQVQTAAMGAAEGALVQKQQVTVEQTQVAARGAGKGALSITQIQQVTITQIQKAALGAATGAIYQSQEATIEQIQAAAVGAATGSLVQIQAVHVTQVQYAARGAATGAVESAVQHQVVDVTQIQAASRGAGTGAVKQSQTVNVHQVQTIARGASKGALSVTQEQRVTVVQIQMAAEATCAAVATAVQNQRVTVEQVQRITENTAADTVRQSAADGLEGEAEVRERASVHAVDRTAEEEPIDGDATVRTADQTIDGETVTIDDVTLSEGGFVAIHDAGWLEGERVDSVIGVSDYLEPGEHDSVTVTLFADVPGTEFETDALEAGSHTLFAVPYQDADGDGQFDSVDTDGDQNPQYVRAGGEPIAASFDVTVVEERTATLDIDDLTGDGESLTIENATANVEFYVEARADDQIVQSERFEANATTTSLTLDLETPLEEDANVDVSIRAAEDGEALSTATVEYEVEVGDEDEVDDEVEIEDEDEIDEILDPTAELEVADQSGDGETVTVDRATANVEYYLEAHYDDETVRSDAFEADESVENLTLDLDPSLEEDAEIEIAVRAAEDDAEIAVSGIEYTVDTPVTFLDCTTIEIQDATAFEGLSLQISHLEGPWVDTPTLLTDDDLAETVDEPIEDGTVLSTTDLYPYSEFTHYVEFVHLSQTGEQPDELEAGDENVLENPNPATIEDCQELGFGERPTAELTFVDQESDGTNATIDDVTLSEGGFVALYEADAPIEDESVLGVSDYLEPGSHEDVTVALEEPIDEDRTLVAVVHRDLTGDEQFAFESLDAVGVHDGPYLDANGDPVADGAELTLAPAFAVSIVDARETVEPDQPIELVVDVENLGAGSGESPVVLDVGPQEAAVTEDVSLGPGEATTLTMTVDPPQDVVGIIDLTVRIADPDVAAPEAGSDSVTITVDEPGEPAFEVTGIDAPATVEAGASFDIVADVTNTGEAAGEGEVVFDVGDFADAATDVVSLSPGETATLVVTVQTGPDDVGDLEVTVRTADTQASTAVEVAEPVGDQQDARAQPATGIVH; from the coding sequence ATGAGAGGGGTTCTGATTGTACTTCTGGTCGGCGTGGTCGCCGGTGGGTTGATCGTCAGCGCCGCCGGACTGTCGGTCGATAGTGGATCGATTGGCGACATCGTGACCGAAGGGAACCAGCAGGAATCGGCCGCGGCCGGTGCGAGTGGGTCGGGTGCTACCGTGGCAGCAGCCGAGAACGACACCAACATCGAACTCGTCGAGTTCGGTGACGAATCCGGGCAGTCGCCATCCCAAGACGACGATGACACTCCACAGTCCAAACACGAGGCGGCGGAGGAGGGTGCGGAGAAGGGAATCGAACTCGCCCAGGAACAGGGCATCAACGTCACTCAAGAGCAACGACTGGCCGCAAAATCGGCCGCCTCCGAGGCCGTCGAACAGCATCAGGAGGCTACCGTCGAGCAGGTGCAACATGCCGCAACGGGAGCGGTACACGGCGCGTTGCTCCAGCACCAGACGGTCACGGAGACCCAGTTCCAGTCCGCCGTGATCGGCAGTACGTCCGGCGCGTTGAGCCAGCACCAGACGGCGAACGTCACGCAACTACAGAACGCGGCGTGGGGGGCAAGTCACGGGGCGCTCGACCAACACCAGGAAGTAACGGTCGAACAGATCCAGCACGCCGCTCGCGGTGCCGCTGGTGGTGCAGCACACGAGGCCGGGAAGAAGGGAATCGGCCACGTCGGTACCATCCAGGAAGCGAGCCAGGGTGCAGCCCACGGCGCGCTCGAAGGCGCGAAGAAACAGAAGCACGCGCCCCAGCACCACGTCGCCCAGCACCAGGAGATAACCGTCGAACAGGTGCAACACGCGGCCGCTGGCGCGGCTTCCGGTGTACTCGACGGTGTGGTCGAACAACGGCAGACCGTCACCGTCGAACAGCAACAACACGTGACGATCAAGCAAGTACAGACGGCCGCGATGGGTGCCGCCGAAGGGGCGCTCGTGCAGAAACAGCAGGTGACCGTCGAACAGACGCAGGTCGCCGCACGCGGTGCCGGAAAGGGCGCGCTGTCGATCACACAGATTCAGCAGGTAACGATCACACAAATTCAGAAGGCCGCTCTCGGTGCCGCGACGGGTGCGATCTACCAGAGCCAGGAGGCGACGATCGAGCAGATACAGGCGGCGGCCGTCGGTGCGGCGACGGGGTCGCTCGTCCAGATACAGGCGGTTCACGTGACGCAGGTGCAGTACGCCGCTCGTGGTGCCGCGACAGGTGCCGTCGAGTCGGCTGTCCAGCACCAGGTGGTCGACGTGACGCAGATCCAGGCGGCCTCGAGAGGGGCCGGAACGGGTGCGGTCAAGCAGTCCCAGACCGTGAACGTACACCAGGTGCAGACGATCGCCCGTGGCGCGTCGAAGGGCGCACTGTCGGTTACGCAGGAACAGCGCGTGACGGTCGTACAGATACAGATGGCCGCCGAAGCGACGTGTGCAGCGGTCGCGACCGCGGTGCAGAACCAGCGGGTCACCGTCGAACAGGTGCAACGGATCACCGAGAACACCGCTGCAGACACCGTCCGGCAATCGGCCGCGGACGGCCTCGAGGGCGAAGCCGAGGTTCGCGAGCGAGCCTCTGTGCACGCGGTCGATCGAACGGCCGAGGAAGAACCCATCGACGGCGACGCAACGGTGCGAACCGCCGACCAGACCATCGACGGCGAAACGGTCACGATCGACGACGTGACCCTTTCGGAGGGCGGATTTGTCGCGATTCACGACGCCGGCTGGCTCGAGGGGGAGCGCGTCGATAGCGTGATCGGCGTCTCAGACTACCTCGAACCGGGAGAACACGACTCGGTCACCGTTACGCTGTTCGCTGACGTCCCCGGAACCGAGTTCGAGACCGACGCGCTCGAGGCCGGCTCGCACACGCTGTTTGCCGTTCCATACCAGGACGCCGACGGCGACGGACAGTTCGACTCCGTCGATACCGACGGCGACCAGAATCCCCAGTACGTCCGAGCGGGTGGCGAGCCGATAGCGGCGTCGTTCGACGTGACGGTCGTCGAGGAGCGCACTGCAACCCTCGACATCGACGATCTAACCGGCGACGGAGAATCGCTGACGATCGAAAACGCCACGGCCAACGTCGAGTTTTACGTCGAGGCGCGAGCCGACGATCAGATCGTCCAGAGCGAACGCTTCGAGGCGAACGCGACGACCACCAGCCTCACGCTCGACCTCGAAACCCCGCTCGAGGAAGACGCGAACGTTGACGTGTCGATCCGCGCCGCCGAAGACGGTGAAGCGCTATCGACCGCAACGGTCGAGTACGAGGTCGAGGTCGGTGACGAGGACGAAGTCGATGATGAGGTAGAGATTGAAGACGAAGACGAAATTGATGAAATCCTCGATCCGACCGCCGAACTCGAGGTCGCCGACCAGAGTGGCGACGGCGAAACGGTAACCGTCGACCGGGCCACCGCGAACGTCGAGTACTACCTCGAGGCGCACTACGACGACGAAACCGTTCGGAGCGACGCGTTCGAAGCCGACGAGTCGGTCGAGAACCTGACGCTCGACCTCGATCCGTCGCTCGAAGAGGACGCGGAAATCGAGATTGCCGTCAGAGCCGCCGAGGACGACGCGGAAATAGCGGTGAGCGGGATCGAGTACACTGTCGACACACCGGTGACGTTCCTCGACTGTACGACGATCGAGATTCAAGATGCCACCGCGTTCGAAGGGCTTTCCCTGCAAATCTCGCACCTGGAGGGCCCATGGGTCGACACCCCGACGCTCCTCACGGACGACGACCTCGCCGAGACGGTCGACGAGCCGATCGAGGACGGGACGGTGCTCTCGACGACCGATCTCTACCCGTACAGCGAGTTCACTCACTACGTCGAGTTCGTCCACCTCTCCCAGACTGGGGAGCAGCCGGACGAACTCGAGGCGGGCGACGAGAACGTGCTCGAGAATCCGAACCCCGCGACTATCGAGGACTGTCAGGAACTGGGCTTCGGCGAGCGACCGACCGCCGAACTGACGTTCGTCGACCAGGAGTCAGATGGGACGAACGCAACTATCGATGACGTGACCCTCTCGGAAGGCGGCTTCGTCGCCCTCTACGAGGCGGACGCCCCAATCGAGGACGAGTCAGTCCTCGGCGTCTCCGACTACCTCGAGCCCGGATCGCACGAAGACGTGACCGTGGCGCTCGAGGAACCGATCGACGAGGATCGAACGCTCGTCGCGGTCGTCCATCGCGACCTGACCGGTGACGAGCAGTTCGCCTTCGAAAGCCTCGATGCAGTGGGCGTCCACGACGGCCCCTATCTAGACGCGAACGGTGACCCAGTTGCCGACGGAGCCGAACTCACGTTGGCTCCGGCGTTCGCCGTTTCGATCGTCGACGCTCGAGAAACCGTCGAACCCGATCAACCGATCGAACTCGTCGTCGACGTGGAGAACCTGGGTGCCGGAAGCGGCGAGAGCCCCGTGGTTCTCGACGTCGGCCCGCAAGAGGCAGCTGTGACCGAGGACGTCTCGCTCGGGCCCGGCGAAGCGACGACGCTCACGATGACCGTCGATCCTCCACAGGACGTCGTCGGAATCATCGACCTGACGGTTCGAATCGCCGATCCGGACGTGGCCGCTCCAGAAGCGGGGAGCGATTCGGTGACGATCACCGTCGATGAACCAGGAGAACCGGCGTTCGAAGTGACGGGCATCGACGCGCCAGCGACCGTCGAGGCGGGCGCGTCGTTCGACATCGTCGCGGACGTGACGAACACTGGTGAGGCGGCCGGCGAGGGCGAGGTCGTTTTCGACGTTGGAGACTTCGCCGACGCCGCGACCGACGTCGTGTCCCTGTCCCCCGGCGAAACGGCGACACTCGTCGTTACCGTCCAGACCGGGCCGGACGACGTCGGCGACCTCGAGGTCACCGTCCGTACGGCCGACACCCAGGCGTCGACAGCCGTCGAAGTGGCCGAACCGGTGGGCGATCAGCAGGATGCCCGGGCACAGCCGGCGACCGGAATCGTGCACTGA
- a CDS encoding 3-hydroxyacyl-CoA dehydrogenase family protein: MVRQDIDRIGVVGAGTMGSGIAQVAATMGYDVVIRDIETDFVERGFETITDSLERFASKDALPDDPETIRGRITGTTQLADLADCDLVVEAALEDMAVKQDVFQGLEAHCDDDVLLATNTSTLSITSIAAPLEHPERVVGLHFMNPVPIMEGVEIVVGEKTSDEATALAHEIAEDLGKTTWESDDKPGFVTNRILMPWINEGIRAFDEGVASKEDIDAGMELGTNVPMGPLTLADHIGLDVCLHASETMYEELGDRYKPAYLLKRKVEAGDLGKKTGKGFYEYD; the protein is encoded by the coding sequence ATGGTACGCCAGGATATCGATCGCATCGGCGTCGTCGGTGCCGGCACGATGGGCAGCGGCATCGCACAGGTTGCGGCCACCATGGGCTACGACGTGGTCATTCGCGACATCGAGACTGACTTCGTCGAACGCGGTTTCGAGACGATCACCGATAGCCTCGAGCGATTCGCGAGCAAGGACGCGCTCCCGGACGACCCGGAGACGATCCGCGGGCGAATCACGGGGACGACGCAGTTGGCCGACCTCGCCGACTGCGACCTCGTCGTCGAGGCCGCCCTCGAGGACATGGCCGTCAAACAGGACGTCTTCCAGGGCCTCGAGGCCCACTGCGACGACGACGTGTTGCTGGCCACCAACACCAGCACGCTCTCGATTACCTCGATCGCCGCGCCGCTCGAGCACCCAGAGCGCGTCGTCGGCCTCCACTTCATGAACCCGGTACCGATCATGGAGGGCGTCGAAATCGTCGTCGGCGAGAAGACGAGCGACGAGGCGACGGCGCTGGCACACGAGATCGCCGAGGATCTCGGGAAGACGACCTGGGAGTCCGACGACAAACCCGGCTTCGTCACCAACCGAATCCTGATGCCCTGGATCAACGAAGGGATCCGGGCTTTCGACGAAGGCGTCGCGAGCAAGGAAGACATCGACGCGGGGATGGAACTCGGGACGAACGTCCCGATGGGACCGCTGACGCTCGCCGACCACATCGGCCTCGACGTCTGCCTCCACGCCTCCGAGACGATGTACGAGGAACTCGGTGACCGCTACAAGCCTGCCTACCTGCTCAAACGGAAGGTCGAAGCGGGCGATCTCGGCAAGAAGACCGGGAAGGGCTTCTACGAGTACGACTGA
- a CDS encoding class 1 fructose-bisphosphatase encodes MSASLPSIDETVDSIFGTVAYTATEIRQGLIGRRVPVDEENPSGETQLEADVWADQLLRKRLSSIDGVVQYASEEEDDCHDCGSLEPGLAVAVDPLDGSSNLKSNNVMGTIVGVYDEPLPARGDAIVAAAYVLYGPITTMMVATDDGVTEYELSGGERTVVREDVRLPAEPVVYGVGGRTPDWPADVEGYVREIEDELKLRYGGAMIGDVNQVLTYGGLFAYPTLESAPEGKLRLQFEGNPIGYIVEQAGGRSSDGEQSLLAVEPTDVHQRTPVYVGNESYVDRLESHLS; translated from the coding sequence ATGTCCGCCTCGCTTCCCTCGATCGACGAGACCGTCGACTCGATCTTCGGCACCGTCGCCTACACGGCCACGGAGATCCGTCAGGGGCTCATCGGCCGTCGCGTCCCCGTCGACGAGGAGAATCCGAGCGGAGAGACCCAGCTCGAGGCCGACGTCTGGGCCGACCAGCTCCTCCGAAAGCGGCTGTCGTCGATCGACGGCGTCGTCCAGTACGCGAGCGAGGAGGAGGACGACTGTCACGATTGCGGGAGCCTCGAGCCAGGCCTGGCCGTCGCCGTCGACCCCCTGGATGGCTCCTCGAACCTCAAGTCGAACAACGTGATGGGAACGATCGTCGGCGTCTACGACGAACCGTTGCCCGCTCGTGGTGACGCCATCGTCGCCGCCGCCTACGTCCTCTACGGGCCGATCACGACGATGATGGTGGCCACCGACGACGGCGTCACGGAGTACGAGTTGAGCGGCGGCGAACGAACCGTCGTTCGCGAAGACGTGCGACTTCCCGCAGAACCGGTCGTCTACGGCGTCGGGGGACGTACGCCCGATTGGCCAGCGGACGTCGAAGGGTACGTCCGAGAGATCGAAGACGAACTCAAACTCCGCTACGGCGGGGCGATGATCGGCGACGTCAACCAGGTGCTCACCTACGGCGGCCTCTTCGCGTATCCGACGCTCGAGTCGGCCCCCGAAGGGAAGTTGCGTCTTCAGTTCGAGGGGAACCCAATCGGCTACATCGTCGAACAGGCTGGCGGGCGCTCGAGCGACGGCGAGCAGTCCTTGCTCGCGGTCGAACCGACGGACGTCCACCAGCGAACGCCGGTGTACGTCGGCAACGAGTCGTACGTCGACCGACTCGAGAGCCACCTCTCGTAG
- a CDS encoding metal-dependent transcriptional regulator, with product MNTADQYLKAVYLAQRLEDGPASTGTLAELLEVSPASVNEMIGKLEERELVEHEKYKGAQLTDDGLERAHDALQTYCIIQRFLANVLEVEEFRDEARALESVIDDTVADRLDTIIDRRGECPDCFDPEADCCEHLEACSLAE from the coding sequence ATGAACACGGCAGACCAATACCTGAAAGCAGTCTATCTGGCACAGCGCCTCGAAGACGGCCCAGCCTCGACGGGCACCCTCGCGGAGCTACTGGAGGTGAGTCCAGCGAGCGTCAACGAGATGATCGGCAAACTCGAGGAACGAGAGCTCGTCGAGCACGAAAAGTACAAGGGAGCACAACTTACTGACGACGGCCTCGAGCGGGCACACGATGCCCTCCAGACGTACTGCATCATCCAGCGCTTCCTCGCGAACGTCCTCGAGGTCGAGGAGTTCCGCGACGAGGCCCGCGCCCTCGAGAGCGTCATCGACGACACCGTCGCCGATCGGCTGGACACGATCATCGACCGCCGGGGCGAGTGCCCGGACTGTTTCGACCCGGAGGCGGACTGCTGTGAACACCTCGAGGCCTGTTCGCTGGCGGAGTGA
- a CDS encoding class I fructose-bisphosphate aldolase — protein sequence MRPIDDSPIVRDGSSLILAMDHGLEHGPVDFKDVPDKLDPAEVFETATHDAVTCIAVQKGIAEGYYPSYEDDVNLLVKLNGTSNLWMGEPDSAINCSVDYAAEIGADAVGFTLYGGSNNEVEMAEEFREVQEAAREYDLPVVMWSYPRGQGLKNDTKPSTISYATRLALELGADIAKVKYPGDPEAMAHAVKCAGDMKVVMSGGSKVDDYEFLSTVEAHTNAGGKGLAVGRNVWQRENPEEILDALEKVIYGGETADAAIQS from the coding sequence ATGCGACCAATCGACGACTCACCGATCGTTCGCGACGGAAGCAGCCTGATTCTGGCGATGGATCACGGTCTCGAGCACGGGCCGGTCGACTTCAAAGACGTACCGGACAAACTCGACCCGGCCGAAGTGTTCGAAACCGCGACCCACGACGCCGTCACCTGTATCGCCGTCCAAAAGGGGATCGCCGAGGGCTACTACCCGAGCTACGAGGACGACGTCAACCTCCTCGTGAAACTCAACGGTACCTCCAACCTCTGGATGGGCGAACCCGACTCCGCGATCAACTGCTCGGTCGACTACGCCGCCGAAATCGGTGCCGACGCCGTCGGCTTCACGCTGTACGGTGGCTCGAACAACGAGGTCGAGATGGCCGAAGAGTTCCGCGAGGTGCAGGAGGCCGCCCGCGAGTACGACCTCCCCGTCGTCATGTGGTCGTACCCGCGCGGACAAGGGCTGAAAAACGACACCAAACCGTCGACCATCTCCTACGCCACCCGCCTGGCGCTCGAGCTCGGTGCCGACATCGCGAAAGTGAAGTACCCCGGGGATCCGGAAGCGATGGCTCACGCCGTCAAATGTGCCGGCGACATGAAAGTCGTCATGAGCGGCGGCTCGAAGGTCGACGATTACGAGTTCCTCTCGACGGTCGAAGCCCACACCAACGCCGGCGGGAAGGGGCTCGCGGTAGGCCGAAACGTTTGGCAGCGTGAGAACCCAGAAGAGATCCTCGACGCCCTGGAGAAGGTCATCTACGGGGGCGAAACTGCCGACGCCGCCATCCAGTCCTGA